One Magnolia sinica isolate HGM2019 chromosome 2, MsV1, whole genome shotgun sequence genomic window, AAACCATGGAAAAGAATCCAGAGTCCATGGGAAATAGATTTGTTTTTCCTTTGGTTTGTTTGGGTAGCAGTTCATTTTAGcacaatttatttttaaaaaaataatattaattaaaaaaaaaaaaaaaaaaaacactaaaatgaATAGCCCCCGACGCAGGTTGGTGTCAACACCAATAGAGGACAAACCCATGGATTAGGTTTTTGGGAGAAATCATTTCACTTGTTTTCCAGCAGAAAAGCGTAATAATGACAATCGATTGCAACAGCTACGTGAAAACACCATATCCACAGAAATTGATTTCATTTCCAACCATTTCTAGCTTCCCAAATGGCTCAAGCAAGGCGACTGAAAGTGATTAATAGGATCTTAATGGAATGGTTTCCAAACACACGCTATTCATAGCAGAGCCTACTAGGTGGATGGCCCAGATCCACCATTCCCCTTTCATGCAGGCGGTGGAAGCAGGCTCTATTATATCATGTCAGAGACATCTCCATCATATCATTTCTACTTTTTGGATCGCAGATCTTGTGATATGAGATATGTATCTTGTACATTTCACCTGTTAGAGACATACCTGCAGTTACATAGATATATGGATCTTGTCCAAACATTTGATGGCACTGTTCATTAGCTGATCATTTGATAGGCCACAAGATTGATGGGTCTCTTTTCAAACTTTGTGATACTTGTACTTCTGCCCCAGATTGAATCGGTTGATGTAGCTGTCGAAGCCTTTGAGTACTAGAGTCATCGCGGCATCCACCCCTTGTTCTAGAGCAACGTCCACCTGCGCAAATAAAATACAACCCCGCACTTGAATATTTCAAATGGCATAAAGAGGAAATGACATTGTGCAGCGTGTAGCCCTTTTGATTGGCCATGTACAGTTAGGTCAACAAAGGGCTTTGTTGTAGTGATCTAAAAACTAAAATTGTGACCTCAAACATAGGCAGCATACACCATGGTTCAGAAACTCAAGAACTCAACTCCATCTCTAGCTGGGACTCGAAGCCTCAACTGAGTCTCCACTAGACAACCCGGCATTTATTAATAAAAAGTTATGAATAGCTATAAATATttaaagagctttgctaagcaagCCCAAGCACACGAGCAATAAAACTTGTGTACACGCCACATGTGTCCATGACTCAACATCGGACGATTGGTCCAATATCCAATTCACCCATCAGAAAGGCACCACTACATTGATGCCTTAGCCCAAGGATAAGGTTGATCCACTGATTACTTGGGCCGCTGTTTTCAAGACAAATGCATGGCTCTGAAAAACTGGCTGAAGATTTCTAACCCACACAACTCCTTCCAGTACTGTAAGAAGGTCagaccaacataatggatggattggatctcacatcTATGTTCCATGCTGGGCATTTACatgtttaaaatatttataaaaagttaaactactttaaaaaaaatttaataaaataacAATTAGGAATAAGGgtttgaagatgatgatgattagttATAACTTTTAAAGCTTAGGAAACATGCGCCTAATGCTTCGGTTGATTCATGTTGTAGTGCTAGGATGCCTCTTTttgtcctttttctttcttttctctaatagAATTATACATtcataaatttcaaaaaataaataataaataaataataaaaattgcaGCTGATGGTACAGCAATGTTTTAAAACCTGAACCAGAAACTCATTCAATCTAAAACAGTCCCGCCAGTGACCCAACTGGAATAACCGTGACATCCATATccaatttctattttttcttcttttttttttaatgaatggtcaATAAGATAGAAAACAATATGATTTAAAACGAACAAAATGACAGTAGTTCAGTTGATATGATGCCTCTTTCTATCAAGGAGGTTTTTGGGCTTAAAACCCTTCTTGTATTCCATTTTAATACCAAAAAAGCACTTGAATTGCCCAGCTAAACCAGGGTAAAGCTGAACTTGACAGTTGAACCATGTGGTTTGAACAGTTCCCTGCATAAAACAGGTTTCTCAGTGACACAACCCATTTCTCTGCCTAGTTCCGGTCCGACCCCTTGGTCCCCTGTGGCTTTTCTAATATGGCAGTTATGGGTGCTTACTTCCTTAGTGGAGGTCATGATTTCGACACTTGATGATCCAATAGATGCCCAAAGCAAGAAGCAAACCGGTGACAGATTCAGGTGCGGGTGTGAAGAAGCGTCTGCTTCAAAATGTCAAGTATAAAAGACCAAGACGTGGGAGCGGGAGCGAGAGTCCAAATCACAACTCAAAGCAGGAGCGATCTTACAATAATCCTGCACATAGGTTTCCATAAAAACTGAGTACCTCGAATTGAGTCACCACGGGACGCTTTGAGTCAGCTGTCAGCAAGCCGACTTTATGAGTATTGTCAATTCAGCACTAAGTAACACTTGCCAGTGAGTTTCCTAGTGATTTGACTCAAAAGTCTCGTTGAGACAAGTTGATTTGGCCAAGTGTTTTGAACTATgcttacatgtggcacatgtgcagGCTAATCGTTACTGTTTAAATTGTAGCCCTGTGTTAATGGGCCACTATATCATCCTAACCATTGGATTTATGGATGTTAACTATTGAACAAGACCAGCTGACTCAATGAGTAACTCAGGACTTGCCCAAGTCAAACCCTGTTATTATACCCCCACCAAGTCAAAATTGATACAGACTTGGTGGGGGTGAAAATAGCACATGAATTGGGTGAGTTTTCCTGAGTTTTCATATGAATCGGTGACTCAGACAAGTTGAAAAACCCAGGCGAATCATTTACtcttctcattttttctttttcctgtgtCTTCCTTCTCCTTCCCGGTCTTCCTTTTTTCAATCTACTCTTCCTCCTTTCAGTGCTAGTAAGGTAGTGCTGCTACAGCATGGGGCTGTTGCTGCTGCGACTGTGGCTTTCAGTCCAATTATGTCCTGCATTCAACcctaaaagaaaagagagagattgatACTAAGGCAGTGTGATGGCTGATactcaggcactaagaaattctACAAGTGGCATGAAATCTCAAATTACACCATGCAAATTGTGGCTCCAGCTTAGATGGATTGCGTATATATAAATTCATGCATATTTAAATTCCCAGCTGATAGATTAGTGGATATTTAATGAATATctgaaacaataaaaataaaaaaaaaagcaggTCTAATTCTACAAACATGTCTACTAGTCAAAGGTTGTGATCATTTATTCAATCTGATCTTCAGATGATGAACTATCTCTGGTGAGTACACAATTTATACAACTTAATTTGAGTAATAAATGCCACACATacgagtgcctgcatatcaaccattAACCCCCGCCAAAGTACCAACTCTCCCACAGGGTAGACTCTTATGATAATTCACCCCCACTTTGTAAATGGTGGCGACTCATCCTCCTCAAATTGGGCCACTCAAATACAgctatcaagaccatccaaatagtggggtTCATTGTGGATGAAGCACATTTTAGAATCAAACAGATcaagcaatcccaaccatccaaatgaTGGTTATAAGCTTAAAAGTAAAATAGAAGTGGTTTAAATTCCAAGGGATATGGCTTATTAGATTTAaagataatgatggtggtgttgtTTTTTACCATTTGCTCAGTGTAGTTTTTCGTTTATGCTAAATCTACAATTGGATCagtgattttgattatttggattTTCTTGCAACTCTGCCATCAGTACAATGGAAGAGTCACTACCATTTTTTAGTTGGCGGTCCACTATCATAGGTGTCAAGGCCACAACAGAGTTTTATTTGCTCTGCTGGGCATGATGCTTAATACttagcacttagaaattgtatatgTGACATACATTAAATCAAAATAAACGTTCAAACTCTGGGTTCCATTGAAGATTGGTGATCATTTATAAATAAGATTTAATTGAAGCATTCTAgcctctgattaatggacatttttcAGTTAAATTTGGCCATGTTTTTCATTTCACCTTCCCACTTAAAGTCCACCAATAAGCCAGTTAAATTTTAAATCtgtataaattttaatttattatccATTTAAATAGGGGccaacaatttggacagtttaatgtaAGTTACTTGAATGACCGGTGCACAATTGTTTAGTGCCTTCACATCAATCATCATCTATTGCTAAGGGTgtgtttagttgcaccaaatatcataaattCTTTATATTTTGTGCTAAAATAGAATAATGTTAGGGAGCCTACGGTTGCGCCCTCTTGTCATCCAATCTCGGTGGGGTGACAAAAGTATCTCCCATCGTTGTTTCATCTTTTGGCCTTGTATTCTTTTTTTGTACTTAATGAATTCCTCATCCTTTTTAAAAAGAAacaattaatcatgaaatttcatgaatcTGATGCAACAAGACTCACCCTAAAATATCAAACTGTTTCTCAAAAAAGCCCGAGGCACAGGATCCATTAATCAGATGCAATTGTATATAGGCCATCATGACAATGCCCTCATATCAGTGGTATGGATTACATTGCACATCATATCAATGCTATGGATCACTGAACATGGAATAATATGCCCAATTCTACAAAACATGCCTCACCCAAGTCAGTGCATTGACTCGCCCGAATCAAATTTTGTAGGTGAACCAAATTGAGTCAGAGTCCCATGTTTCCATCCTTGCCATTGAATCCAGACATTCAGATTCGAAAAGTAGAAGCACCAGAATGGTGCATTATGTGGACAAAGACCCATGTTGCAACCTTTGATAGGTAGGTCTGAATATACAAGTGTGTGCAATCTATGCGGACCACTAAATTCCAAGAAATTTGTAGAAAGTTTGGGTTTGTTCAGGTACTCTAATTAAAGGTTTAGCTAAAATTGTGAAAGACAGGTCTCTCTCAGAAGCATTGAAGATGCTGCAGATTCTAGGTTTTCGGGGATGAGGTCAACTTACGATGCCCGTGAGACATCAAATGGCAACAACCATTGATCATATCATCTGCAGGCCGCAGCCTACAGGTCTTTAGATATAGGTTCGAGAGAATGGAAAATAAGGGAGGGAGGGAAGGAATCTTGGAGAAAGTGGGTGTCCCTGTACATTTCCAATCTACCAAATGGGATCGCATTGTTGGagttgtaatgcaggggcattttcacactgggctcgagtggagttgcctctaggatgcaagggcacactcagggtgggcggccagtgtgaggtgggccccatgtgatttggggcccacgatggggggttcagccgaggtcctaacccatgagatgtggagcaTGGGCTATGAGacaaagggattgattcgtcatgctctaaaagttcaagcttttaaagcaagtggttaattgtcctccaTCAAGTTGCATAACTTGTTCAGAGTAGGGATTATTAGGGATTGGTTTATTGTCACAAGCAAGGCATCAAGGAGAATGAGAGGTTGCGGTTTCGTAAGATTTGGTACAAAGACAAAAGTTGATCATGGTATCAAGCAATGTTCGCAATATTGGTATCgtgttatgtatcgcacccttgggatatagatacatattaGTTATTGCACAAGATATATCATTTGCATCGAGTAAcgtatcgcactttttgggaaacatggggaaattttGGGAAATTGGTTGCATTTTCGataaaacttcaaggattgtttacacacttttaaatcataactctaaaaaaagtgcacataataggtttcttttgcatagggtcctaagctacGCGTTGTCTAATTGAACTAATGCAGCTATATTCAAAGTGAATTCATAACAATTATAAATGCAAGAAGACatttatgaaaacacaaccaattcattcaaaagcaaaagtagAATTTGggagaattttgaaattttttgaattatCCCCAAATTGAATTCATaacatttattaaattttaataaaaaaataaaaacattatttAATtctgaaaaatataaaaaataaatgaagagaGAAAATCTTGATTCTGTTTTCAAATGTAGATTTTTCTCCCAAATCCAACCACCagtccattagtgggataagtgccaatagattgcattaatttgaggctagtttgggcatcaaatggtccccaaTCAGCCCCgaatcgacaacactatttacctcaatttaatttttatttttttaaagatctatgggggaaaatgatatcaaattgttaggtatatgaattgcataataggatacaaaagtccctaaactctatatattgatatgaaatgcatgtgagtcacaaagtatgcaatgcactagcactataaataaaaggaaaacttgaaaatataagatgttttggtattacattccttatagtaaatttatatagatattatatagttagaaaactaaatataaaaggtttaTAGTTAATTCCAGGTTATCAGGTTTATAAATCCATCAGACATCCCAAAatagcattctcaccaaagattGGACTGTTACATCACCATAAAcatattcaaaattataaatgaatgtatatttggaatatttagaatattctggatttaatgaatatttttccagatttttctgaccaaaaaaaataaaaaaatcaacagtTACACACCCTGTATCGGCCGTTACCGCCCCATATCGGTTGATACGAGGCGTAtctgtatcggtaacggtggggaCCGTTACGGACACCATTACTGCAACGGAACACCTTGATGATGGGTAAGATGTTGACTTGGTCAATCTTCACCAACTTTTACTTCTAATTATTTGGAAGATATTAGAGTTGAAAGAGGAGTAGTAGTCTCCTAGCAAAAGGAAGGAGAGGATAAAATAGAAATGTTCTAGGGAGAGGATTCTAAAAATCTAGGGGAGGAGGATTGGGTGACAATGGACAAATGTAAGGAGAAAGGACATTGTGCCGAGAGGGAGGGAGGCAGGAGATGCCTGGAACGGTAGAGGAATAAATCACTCAAGGTGGAGGCAGAAATTGGAGTATAGACCCTTGCAGATTATGAGGGAAGAATTAGCAAATAATCTGTATGTGCGCAATTCTTGTAGCACCCTTGAGAATCCAGAGCCTAGTGGATCAAGCTTTCAAGGAATGGAGGAGATGATTGAACTGGAAAAAGTGGATGAAACAGGAGGAATTACTTCAAGCTTGAAAAACCGTGAAAGGACAAATAGAAACATCGCTGGGATTTTAAAAGGGGAAAGTGTGGGTCTTGCATGGCATAGCAATACTATGGATCGGACAAGGAAGATGATTGACTAATCCTTCCAAGATGACGAAGAGGATCACCATAAGTTATAGGATAGGGGAAAGTTAAAATTATCCAAGGGAAGGTGAGTCCTAAAAGCAGTATGAGAGAACTTCAaaatgtcatattttcatttaATTAAATGAAGGTGAGGGACATGGGAAATCGGGAAAAGAAGGTAAGAGGGCAAGAGGTTGAAATCAAAGGAAGCGAGATTATCAGGGTTCCCCAATGAAGATCGTTGGTTGGAATGTGAGAGGACTAGGAAGCCCTCAAAAAAGAATGTAAGTGAAGGAAGTTTGTAAATGTCAAAGGGATCAGCTTGATACCATTTCTAGAGACAAAAAATTCAAGCTATGGACATGAGGTACATTAAGTTTGTCTGGAGAGGACATAATTGTGGTCGTCTAACTTATGATTTAGTAGGGGTTTCAGCCGCTATTGTGGTGATTTGGAACACTGTTACCCCAAGTCAGATGCATGTAGTGGTGCTTTTTCATTTGTGTTCTCTCGTGAGGCACTGGCAACCGATAGGTTTTGGGACAACTTGGACAAAGTCCAGTAATTTTTGGAAAGAGCCGTGGGGTTGGCGTTGAGCCTGTACCTTttcgcattggttatggatgagttaacaaggcatttgcaagaagagatcccaATTACTATAGACTTACACCAGGGTCATCATTGAGCTCTTACCTTTTCTCATTGGTTATGAAtgagttaatgaggcatttgcaTGAGGAGATCCCATTCTCCTCCATTGAGTATGTTGTTTGCAAacaacatagttttgattgacaagacaagggTGGGTGTAaatacaaagctagatttatagaGGGATGCTTTGGActcaaaggatttaaaattagtcggactaaaatagagcatatggagtgcaattttagcaaTAACaggagtgaaaaaaaaaaaaaagagagagaattagttaagattgctgaccaaaaAAGTTCCCAAAATAACCATGTTTGGTATCTCAGGCAAATGGTTCATGAGTTGActgattgaaaaggatgttgcccCCAGAATTTACgctaggtggaagaaatggaaatgtggctctagagttttatgtgaaaGGGAAACTTCataagatagctataagaccagccatgtttAATGagcagaatgttgggcagttaagaacAAGTTCATGGTAttagtgtagctgaaatgaggatattgagatggatgagtgataGGACGAGGAGGGACAGACTGAGAAATGAACAcattcaagggaatttaggagtagcaccaataggtaataagagggaaagtttagatggtttggtcatgtgtaatggagaccaagaaccacgctggttaggagtgagttggtacaagtcgaAGGCTCTAAAAGTGCAAGGGTAAGgcccaaaaagacatggatggaggtggtaagaaaagacttgatgaactgtggtctaactgaaggtttcGCCCTTGAcaaagtggaatggtggaacaggattcatgtagccaagataaggctagatgatgatgatgatgagctaTGGGGTTGGTTGGTGTTGGTGGGTGGGTAGGTTGGGGGTTTAACATAATTAATTTTCCTCCAAAAGAAAGGGGAAAATGACATTACAAGAAGCACGAGAGGTTTCTTGAACCAGGGTTTAAAAGCATGAGCTAATCGATCTCCCTAGGAGCTCAATTTACTTGGCTGAATAACTACAAATAATGACACGGATTGATAGGTTCTTGACTTCAACTGTTTGGGAAAATCTTTCTCCAAGAGTTACAATAGAGGCTTAATGCAGCCAGAATCCAACCATCATCCGATAATTCTTGAATCCACAATGGATAGTTCGGCATCAACCTAATTTCGGTTTGAATTGATGTGGCTCAAGGAAAAGGATTTCATTGGAAAAGGGAAAGAGGAGATGGAGGGTTGGCCTGGTAATAGGACAATGCTTAAGTTGAAGGTTGAAAGGCATGTCTAAAGAGCACTTTGTTATGGTGGTTGAGGCCAAAACCAAAATCTTGGACATCGTCTATTCTCATAATAGACTGTTAAGAAAATACAGAAACAGTTCACATTTAACCCAAAAAGGCCAAACCattgttgtttcttttttcttttcctatgTATAAGACCAAATCATCCATGCATAGGAAATTCAAATCTGGCAGATTCTTGGTGCATGAGCCATTGATCGTAAGGCCCATCATATCCATGGTTTGGACACTAAACTATTGTCCCCACTCTTACAAACCGAAAACCCAAGTAAACAGTACAAACTCCTCAACcaggttttttttctttcttttgaaagGCTTCAGCCCAAGAATTGTATACCAAAACTCTCTTTCTTGCTCGTAGATAAAAACTTTACTTGatatgatgcaagacaactaaccacttgctctaaaagcttgaactaatagggcgtggtgaatcaatccctttatctcatagcccaggtcaggccctcggccgaacccccttcatggggcccacttcacatgggtctcacctcgcacgggccgcccaccctgagtgtgcccctgcttcacacaagccaccccactcgtgCCCGGTGTGAAATTGCCCCTACATTATGATATCTACCAAAAAAGACATTAAACACCCTCAGCAAATTCTCACCCAAAAAACCTAATTCAGCCCCTTcagctataaaaataaaaataaaaaattatatgtaTGACTTCTACATTCCTTAGTTGCAGAATTCTCCTACCACAATGCTGCTCTTACTTTTTCCTAGGCTTTTACACTTACTAACATTTTCAAATGGGTGCTTCAAACTCCAGCACTCTTCACTCCCTTCCATGCTTTTGTATCTAAGCTATATTCATAAATAAGCTGAAGTCGTAGCTCAAAAGATGTTGTCTGCCTGTTTACATAAATATAAGTACTATTTTGACACTCCTGTGAAATGCAAGGACAACCACACAAAAGCTTTTAAGCATAATTTTATACGTCTGCAGAGTAGGGTGGAAAGACGAGATTCTTGGTGGCAGAAGTTGCAAGCAACGAAGAGCAACACCAGACATACAGTCCATTCTCATACTTTTGGCAGGCTACCACTTAAAACCATATACCCATGATTATTAGAGAGACAGCAACATGGATTTATAGagtaaaattttattttagtttttttaaagaCATGAGGGGCTGTTTGAGATGAGGAAAGCCTGGATCCCCCCTTTGTTCTTTATTTTTCCTTGCTTTGGGAAACATGAAATCCTGCAAGACAACTCAAGAATTGGGTGTCCTCTGGTGGACCCAAATATTTCTGAAAGTAAAAGAAATTTGTTTGAAACTGGTTACAGTAATTATCTCACCCCAAACGGCCACTTTGCCAAGACAGATTCCTCATTTCTCTAGCCAAACTTCAGAGATGGACATGATAGCATATAttcataataatgataataatactaataacaaCAGTCATTAGTATCATCATCACATCATAGCACCAGCCAAAAAAGTAAATGTTGGAGGAATGATCAAATCATAATGTCCATGCCCATGCATGCAACTCTTCTACCTGTGCATGTGAGAACCATCACCCAGGGGGAATGCAGACAAGCAACTATGACAAGCAGCTATATTTCACATCTCTGTTATTGGAAGGGTCATTTCCTATATTCTGCCATTCAATGTGCGTGCATTTATACCAAGAAAACCATGGAAATATATGAAGCATATCATAAAAACACACCTGCTTACGCTCTTGTGAACTGAACTTCTGGAGAAGAAAAGCTTTCAGGTCCATTGTCCCTGGAGGGTTCCCAATACCTACAAGAATATGAGAGGTTTCAGATTTTACACTAACTGGGCTCTTGACATCAAGATCAAAAGATCATAAACCTATAGATGTGACAGACTAACCGATGCACAAGCGAGGAAAATTGCGGGAACCATCCAAATGATCCATGACACTCTTCAGCCTGAAACAAGTGATCAACAATGGCACATAGCAACATGTTCTGAAGCAAGTAATTGTTATTTTAGATTGTACTTCTGTAGGCAAACAACAGTCTAACATCCATCTAATTGTCAGAATTATACACAGTAAGAACTAACAAGATAAATGTGTATCCCTTTCCATATTCAAAAACTCGGATGGGTGTGAAAAAAATTTGGTTCAGAAGGTGCTTCAAGTAGcttttttctttctctaagtAGTCAAGTAGATGTGGAATTTTATGCGATTACAAGGAAAATAACATGCTCAATTGTAGTAGTATTGTTCTGAACCCAGGACCATCAATACCATCCCCATTGTGTATGGCCCATGCCCCAATGATCTCCCAGATTGGAGATActtgccatccaatctttggcatTTTCTCAGTTTAAATTTGGCTCGTTGACTTTTTGCCTCTTTAACCCTATATTTGCATACCACCACCGGTTGAAGGTAGGCCAGGCACATTGAATCCAATCAGAATCACCAAAACATGGGCCCACCAGTACAAACTGAAACACATGGAGACAGTCCATATCCTtaggtttttcttctttttttttgttagcttgttagcacacaacactgtcggttcacacttcactgttagtccATATCCTTAGGTTGAGAAACAAATATTTCCATAAAATAGGTGCATTTTGTTGCATACAAAAAGGATACTGCAAAATAGTGGTTAACCACAAATATCGAGTGCATCAACATGAGTACAAAAAGGCCCAATATTGCCCATCTCTAAGGCTAGAATCATGAAATGTAATAGAAGATCTGGACAGACATACCCATTATGATGGCCATGTCCTCCTCTTGGTTGAAGCCTCATGactccatttggcaagctcatctcaTCATAAACCTGCAAGGACCAAATCCCAATTGAATAGTGTCACAAGACCTTTTTTATGGGTAATAGTGCAAAAACACTTCAATGGCTATTAAGCAAATGGCATAGCATCACTTTCCACAGAGAGATCATGACTGAAAACATACCACTAAGATATGACGCAGAGGCACTTGATAATATGAAGCAAGTGGTCCCACCTTCAAATCATGGTAACAGAAAAATAAGTCATTACTGATCAGATTAAAAGGCATTAGACATGAAGTTGACCAAAAGAGAGGAGTGACCGTAGTGTAAACATGAGAGAAATCTCACTACATATAGACACATGCTACACAGGAAATGAGGGCAAAGGAGTGAAATTAATTCGATccaaaagacacaattgtgatcAATACAAGTGGAAGGCATTTGTGGACCATAAAATGCATCATTACATGTCTAACAAAAAGCAAATATATAGTCCACCAGAAATAATTTTCCCATCTTGGCATCATTTTCAGTTTTTCTAATTCCAACTACATTTCTAACGTAGCGGGTGAGTGGATAAAAGAGAAGAGATCaccgttttcttctccaaaatagcCCATGGATCCGCAAGGAGAGGGAAATCTCttagaaaataagaaataaaattgatattattgctAGAAGTGTGTTGCTTATAGCGTATCTCATGTTcttatataagaaaaataaaccCTAGACCCTGATTTGGCTCAAAATAGTACACTTTcacaaaatattaaaaattactaaaaatagtaaaaagacATTTAATCCTACCAAAACTCATAAGAAACCCGTAGATGACTAAAACAGATACTTTGGACCACAACCAGCctcttaaaaccctaaaaatcacaaaaaaacagaacttactaaaaatagtaagttctaACTCAAAAGCCTACTTTGACCCTTAAAACAATTGAATATTGCTAAGCCATTTGGGGACCAACAAAACTAGAAAGGCCAGGGCATAGAGCTTGTCGATAGTCTTTCCAACAATATATTAAACATGTGAAATGGATAATCAGTCGCAAAGTTATGGCCGTTGGAATCTATAGTGTGCATTTAAGCCGTTTTTGCTAGGCCCTCCATTGGTAACATTCTCATATCCCATTCACATAAACAATTAtaagatcgcatatgccattttgaGAAGATGGACTACGTATATTATAGTGGCATATGCAATTTTTGGCCGTCGGCCTTTATGGCGTCACACAGAGAAGTATGCAACTGCATAAGCAACGATTATGCGATTATGCCATTGCATACTCCCAATGGTCAAATTTCTAACGGCTAAGACTTTTTTATGCCTCCAAGAATACAAGTCTTCAGCTCTCCCTCTTTCAAGTTTCAAGAATTAATGCTCACACTCTTTCAAGTAACAAGGTTAGAACTCCTTTATCACTCTTCAAATGTTATACAAATTCACACCAAAAAGGAATCATCTTGAACAAAAGAAGTTAAATTACCTAGTCTTTGTCCAATATAGCCTAAAGTTGTGGGAACAGTTCCTAGCTaagcgggaaaaaaaaaaaaaaaccccgctTTTTACAATCCCGTTTGCCTAGATGATCTGGAAGCAAACAATGAGCAACTTGTAGAGACAAACGACCTAATGTTTGCAGGCAAAGGCCTAACATGGGCCCAAGTAAAAGATGCCGCATTTGCATCGACATTTGGTGAAACTTCAAGTCAAAGGCCGAGAAAACAAGCAATGCCTAATAGCAGTCAAGGCCAAGAAGAAGATGACATTGAGGAGATACACAAAGAAGATAATCAGCCATTGGATGTGGACGAACAAATAGTAAGAACCGATGaca contains:
- the LOC131237626 gene encoding chloroplastic group IIB intron splicing facilitator CRS2, chloroplastic-like, whose translation is MLHAISVPSTCISYRRSPVIRRCVISTKRRVSASLPDPDEVKLEYTPWLIVGLGNPGNKYHGTRHNVGFEMIDHISQKEGISMNTIQSKALIGIGSIGEVPVLLAKPQAYMNFSGESVGPLASYYQVPLRHILVVYDEMSLPNGVMRLQPRGGHGHHNGLKSVMDHLDGSRNFPRLCIGIGNPPGTMDLKAFLLQKFSSQERKQVDVALEQGVDAAMTLVLKGFDSYINRFNLGQKYKYHKV